Within the Leptogranulimonas caecicola genome, the region ACCTGGGCCACCGGCAACCCTACCACCGTATCGTAGTTTCCCTGAATCTCCTTCACCAAGAGCCGGCCTAATCCCTGGATGCCGTAGGCTCCCGCTTTGTCCGCGGGCTCCCCCGTCGCTACATAGGCTTGAATCTCTTGGGAATCAAGCTCGTAGAACTTCACTGCACAGGTGTTGGAGAAGGTGAGATGGCACCAGTCTTTGGGAGCCGATAGCCCTTCGTGCGGACGCTCTATAAGCGCACAGCCGGTAGAGACATGATGGGTCTTCCCAGAGAGCTTTCCAAGCATGGTGCGGGCATCCTCAGGCGACGTTGGCTTTCCCAATACGGCGCCGTCGAGCCATACCAACGTATCGGCTGCCAGCACCAGCTCGCCGGGCTCAGCTGTCTGAGCCACTGCCAGAGCTTTGGCACGCGCCAAACGCTCTACCAGCGACACGGGGTTTTCGCCGGGCAGGGGCGTCTCATCAATATTGGCAGGAATGACGCGGAACTCAATTCCCACCTCAGAGAGCAGCTGAGAGCGACGAGGTGACGCGGACGCCAAGATCATAGGTGCATCCTTTTTCTAGGGGAGCCGGAACCAAAGAGCTGAAAGCTTGAGGATTAATCCACAAGCATGGCGCTGGCAACGCTCTGTGCCGCCTCAGGGCCAAGGAGCGCCGTGGTAAGCGCCAGGCCAAAAGGCACGGCAAAGGCAGGGCCGGACCCGGTGATGAGGTTTTTATCGGTATAGACGCCGTTTTTCTCTGGGCGCACGCCGGCAGGAAAATCAGTGTCGCAACCGGGATAGCAGGTGGCAGTGCGGCCGTCGAGCAGATGCTGCTCGGCCAGGAGCATGGGACCCGCACATATGGCGCCCACAAGCTCGCCTGTGTTCATGCGGCGGGCGATCTCGTCTGTCACCAGGGGGCATTGGCGCAGATTGTTGACCCCGCCCATACCGCCTGGGATGACCACCAGATCATAGGCGGACAGATCGCGCGCGCCCAGCTGGGCGGTGCAGGAGACAAGCACGCCATTGGAGGTGGTGACCTGTCCGGTGTCGCCGGTGCAGGCGATGGTGTCCACCTCGACTCCAGCACGCGTCATGACGTCCAGGGGAGCCAGGCCTTCGATGGTCTCAAAACCGTCGGCCATACAGATTGCACAGGTTTTCTTTGATGCCATAGCTCTATCCTCTCCAAGAGATTTGCCATTTGTGCAGCTAGAAGGTCAAAGAGCGGCCTTGGCGCATCCAGGCCCTCTGATAAGTAATCTATCAGTGAGCCCCGCTGGCCCTGAAGCCATTGTGGCCTCATGTACCCAAACCAGCTGGCCTATCATGGAAACCACAGACACCCGCACATACCTTTGAGGAGCTCGCCTATGTATCGCATCGTCGCCAGCGATATGGATGAAACCTTTTTAAACTATGACGCCGCAATCCCCGAGGCCAACCTTGAGGCCGTGCACAAGATGCGCCAGCTAGGCGTGCATTTTGTGATCGCTACCGGCCGCCCCTATTTTTCTATCATCAAAGATCTGGAAGCGTTGGGCCTCGCCGGCAATCCCGATGAGTTTGCCATCACTATCAACGGCGCGCTGGTCAAAGCCTGCGACGGCACCGTGGTGGCCAGCTATCCTCTGGACCCTTCCATCGTGGGACGCCTCATTGACTTTGCGGTGGACCGCGACCTCTGCCTGCATCTTTATGGCTCCGAGGCCACCTATGTATGGAACATGAACCCCGACGAGTGGGACTTTCTGAATGGCCGCATGGAGGTCGTCGAGCTCACCTTGGACCAGATACGCGCTCTGGACTGCCCCATCTACAAGGTGCTGGTGGAAAACGAGGACACCCAGGCCCTCCACGACATTCGCGACCAGGCATTCGCCCAGATGCCCGACCTGGCCTCCAAAGTGGAGACGGTCTTTTCTTCCGACCGCTACGTGGAGTTCAACACCGCAGGGGTATCCAAGGGCGCAGGCCTTAAGGATGTCGCCGATCGACTGGGCGTACCCATGCAAGACACCATCGCCGTAGGCGACGCGGTCAACGACCTCGCCATGCTTCAGGCGGCAGGCGCAGGTTGCGTGGTGGCCAACGTGAGCGGTCTTTTGCGCCCTCTCCTGCCCCAAGACACCTACTACCTCCACTCCAACTGCGCCGAGGGCTGCATGCCTGAGGTCTTGAATGACCTCATAATTCCTTCGATGGATAAGTAGCTTCCCTGCCGAGAAACGCCTCCGTCTTGAAAGAGGCGCCCTTCTCGGCTGCACTTCAATGGATGACCTAAAACGAGACCTGCAGCCAATGGGTTGCAGGTCTCATTCTAGTTACGGCTATAAAGCACCAGGAGCGCGTAGCTAATTGAACTTAACCACCTTGGAGATGACTTTGTAGAGGCCGATGGAGGTCTTCTCGCCCATCTTCGTGGGCAGGTTGGAGCCGATTCCGATGAGGCCCTTGCGGCAGTAGTTATACATCTTTTTATCGTACTGCTTGAAGTACTCCCAGAGGGCGTCGCAGTTAAGGCGGGCATCGGGAACCTCGGACATGCGGGCGAAGATGGAGCACACGGCCATCATGATGTTCATATAGTCCAACATATAGGTACGCAGCTTGGAACTCTCCACGTCCTCGTAGAGGTGGTAGGCGTCCATCATGATGCGGGTCACGCGCAGCTGCTGGTCGATGCGGCTGGCCATGACCTTCTCGTTGACTGACTGGTCCTCGCGGCCAATGAAATAGCGGTAGAGGTCCACGTCTAGATAGTAGAGGGTCTTGCAGCGAGGCAGGGGCACGTAAGCGTAGATGTTGTCTACGTAGAAGGTGTGGGCAGGCATGGGAATGCCGCCGGAGCGCAGCACGTCAGTGCGATAGCACAGGGCATGCATGAGCAGATTTTGGTCGTAGCCAAAGTGGCCGATCTTATCCCAGGTGAGCACCTTGTTGCGGCGCAGGGCGAACTTGTAGTCGATGACGTTCTGCTTGCCATCTTCCACATGCTCATAGACGTAGTTGGTGACCACCAAGTCAACGCGCACGTCGTAGTTGATAAAGCTGCGCAACGTTTTCAAGAGCTTTGAGAGGGCGGGGCCGTCGTACCAGTCATCAGAGTCGCACACCTTGAAGTAAACGCCGTCTGCCTCATTGAGCGCTGCCAGCACAGCAATGCCATGGCCGCCGTTCTCCTGATGAATGGCCTTGACCAAGTTGGGATACCTGCGCTCCCAGTCTTGAGCCTTCTCAAAGGTGTTGTCTTTGGTCGAGCCATCGTCGACGATGATCACCTGGATGTCATCTGCGTAGTCTGCCCCTTCGAGGATGGATGAGATGGCGTGATCCATATACTCGGCAGAGTTGTAGCAGGGAATGCCAACGGATAGTGTCTTCATCATGGGCGAGTAATCCATTTCGTCTTTTGCCGTGCATAGCGCAAGGATGCGCGCCTCGCCAGGAGACGTGCACGCCTGAGGGCCTGAGGTTAGTTGTGGGCGGCCATAAGGTCGTCGGAGAGCGCCAAGGCCGAAGCGGTGACGCCGTCCATATCGTAATAACGATACTCGGCCAGGCGGCCCACGGGATGGAAGTTGGCCAGGTGGCTCACGCGATCGCGATAAGCCTTATAAAGCTCCTGGTTTTGAGGCTCCAGGATGGCGTAGTAGGGGGTCATGCCCTCGCCGCGCACATAGGGCTGGGGATACTCGCGCATGATAGTGGTGACCCCGGGCATCTCTTGGCCGGTCATGTTTTTGAACTCGGTGATGCGGGTGAAATCCTCGCTGGTGGTGTAGTTGACGGTGCCCACTGGCTGGAAGCGGTCCATATCCAGCGTCTCAAAGCGCATGTCTAGGCTGCGATAAGGCAGATCGCCCAGGTCGCACCCAAAGAGCTCGTCCAGAGGACCGGTGTAGATGACTTCGCCGCCGTAGGGCTTGCCCTGCACCATCACATGCTCTGGGGTGACCTCTAAGATGTCGCGGGCGTCCACGTTCACAAAGACGTCGATGAGGTCGTGGTCCAGCATGCGCTCGAACATGCGGGTGTAGCCCTCCTCGGGCATGCCCTGGAACGGCTGTGCCGGGAAGTAACGGTCGTCATCGCCAATGAAGATGGGCACGCGGCCGGTGATGGAAGGATCTATCTCATCAGGCGTCTTGCCCCACTGCTTCATGGTGTAGTAAAGGAAGACGTTCTCGTAGACGTAGTCTGCCACCTCTTGCAAATCAGGGTCGTTCTTCTCGCGCAGATCCATGATGGGCACCTTTTTGTTCTCGCCAAAGGTGGCCACCAGCTTGCGGTAGAGCTCTTCTCCGCGTTCTTCGCCAAAGGCCAATTTGAGGCTGGCGTGGTTGAAGGGCACCGGCATGAGAGTGCCGTGGATATCTGCCAAGACACGATGCTGGTAGTCTGTCCAGCCGGTGAAGCGCGATAAGAACTCGTTCACGCGCTCATTGAAGGTGTGATAGATGTGCGGGCCATAGACATGGACCAGGATGCCTGCCTCGTCATAGGCGTCGTAGGCGTTGCCGGCAATGTGATCGCGTCGTTCAAGCACGGCCACCTTGAAACCGCAGCCTTCAGCCAGGCGACGAGCGCAGACGGCTCCCGCATAGCCTGCACCCACCACGAGCATGTCGTAGTCGGCAGCATTAAAGGTGTTTGGCAGCCCGCAGGACAGCTCCATCATGAATTACCCCTCTGATCGTGTGGAAGTTTGGGCCAAAAGGCATGCCTTAAGACCGCAAACCCAGGTGAGCCAAGAATAAGCCCTAGGTAGACGGGCTTCTTGCCATAGTTGGTCCCTGTTCTGTTCGAAATGGTATCACGGGTATCTATAATGGTCGCCATAGGCAACGGCTCGCCACGATATAGGCACGTCCTCGAAAAAGCGGGCCCTGCCTATAAAAGAGCGTCTCACACGTAGAGAGGGAGTTGGAATGCAGGACTTTTTGGGCACGATGAAGGCCAAGGCGGCCGCCAACAAGAAGACCATCGTGCTTCCTGAGGGCGAAGATCCTCGCACCCTGGAGGCAGCCGCGCAAATCATCGACGAGGATCTGGCCAACCTGGTCATTCTTAACAACACCGGCGTGCCCATTGACATGCCTGGTGCCACCATCATCGATCCCCGCACCTCGCCCAAGCACGAGGTCTATGCCCAAGAGCTCAGGCGCCTGCGCGCCAAGAAGGGCATGACCATCGAGCAGGCTCGCGAGTTGGTGAACGACTGCACCTACTTTGGCACCATGATGGTCAAGATGGGCGATGCCGACGGCCTGGTCTCCGGCGCATGCCACTCCACCGCCAACACTCTGCGCCCCGCACTGCAAATCCTGAAGACCGCCCCCGGGACCAAGCTGGTATCCAGCTTCATGGTCATGTGTGTGCCCAACTGCGAGTATGGTGACCACGGCACCTTCATCTTCTCCGACATTGGCCTCAACGAGTACCCCGATGCCGACGCCCTCTCTGAGATCGCCATTTCCTCTGCCCAGTCCTGGCGCGCCCTCATGGGCACCGAGCCCCACGTGGCCATGCTCTCCTACTCCAGCCACGGCTCTGCGAACTCTGACTACGTGGACAAAGTGGCTGAGGCCACCTCTCTTGTGCATGAGAAGGAGCCCGAGCTAGTCTGCGACGGCGAGCTGCAAACCGATGCCGCCCTGGATGAGACCGTAGGCGCCCTGAAGGCCCCCACCTCCCAGGTGGCCGGCCATGCCGACGTCCTCATCTTCCCCAACTTAGACGCCGGCAACATCGGTTACAAGCTGGTGCAACGCCTTGCCAAGGCCAACGCTTACGGCCCGCTGCTCCAAGGCATCGCCCGCCCGGTGAACGACCTGTCCCGCGGCTGCTCCGCCACAGACATCGTCGCCGTAGTGGCCATCACCGCCGTGCAGGCCCAGCTTCAAGACTAACGGCGCTCCTTGCCCTTTTCCTTGCCGAGAAACCCTCACAACCTTTGATGGCGCGGGTTTCTCGGCATCGGGCGCAAGGTGGTCCCTGCATTGAAAAAGGACGGCTTCCCCTAAAGGAAGTCGTCCTTTTTGTGAGCCGGCCGCGAGCAGGACTAGGCGCGAGCCATCTCAGGTAGCTGGGGGCCGCCGGCCTTTGCCAGATCCTCCAGGTCGCCAAAGCGCTCTTGGAAGTTCTCGACGAACATGATGGCCAGATCCTGAGCGCAGCGGTCGTAGGCACAGCCGTCGACCCAGGTGGCGCGAGGGTCGAGGATGCGGGAGTCTACGCCCGGGCACGTGGTGGGCACATCCAGGTTGAAGAGGTCGTTGTGCACAAAGGTGCTCTCCTCGATGGAGCCATCGAGCACTGCGTCCACAATGGCGCGGGTGGCGCCCAGGTCGATGCGGTGGCCTGTACCGTAGGGACCGCCTGTCCAGCCGGTGTTCACCAGGTAACAGCGCACGTTGTGGCGGCCGATCTTCTCGCCCAGCTTGCGGGCGTAGACCTGGGGGCGAAGGGGCATGAAGGGCTCGCCAAACATGGAGGAGAAGGTAGGTTGAGGCTCTTCGATACCCTCCTCGGTGCCGGCCACCTTAGAAGTGAAGCCGGTGAGGAAGTGGTACTTTGCCCCTTCCGGCGTGAGACGGGAGACCGGCGGCAGCACGCCAAAGGCGTCGGCCGTGAGGAAGATGACCACGTCTGGGATGCCGTCGACACCAGTAAGCAGGGCATTGTCCACGTACTCCACTGGATAGGAGACACGGGTGTTCTCAGTGATGGAGTCGTCCATGTAGTCCGGCTTGCGAGTCTGTGGGTTGAGCACCACGTTTTCACAGAGAGAGCCAAAGCGAATGGCGTCGAAGATCTCCGGCTCGCGGTTGCGGGTAAGGCCAATGGTCTTGGCGTAGCAACCGCCCTCCAGGTTGAAGACGCCCTCGCGGCACCAGGCATGCTCGTCGTCGCCGATGAGCTGGCGGGAAGGATCAGCAGAAAGGGTAGTCTTGCCGGTGCCCGAAAGGCCAAAGAAGACCGCGGAGGAATTGGTGGCCGGGTCCACATTGGCCGAGCAATGCATGGTAAGCACGTCGTCTTCAATAGGCAGCAGGTAGTTCATGGCCGAGAAGATGCTCTTTTTGATCTCTCCGGAATAGCCGGTGCCCGCCACCAGAATCACGCGCTCCTGGAAGTTGATGACCACCGCCACCTCGGAGTTGGTGCCATGGGCTGCCGGTGAGCACTTGAAGCTGGGGGCGGCCAGCACCACGAAGTCTGGCTCACCATAGCGCCAGAGCTCGAAACGGTTGGGACGCACCAGCATCTGCTTGGCGAAGAGTGCCTGATGGGCCTCCTCGGCCACCACCATGAACTTGCGGCTATGAGGACGACGGGCTCCTGCCAGACCTTGGATCACAAAGGGGTCTCGCTCGGAAAGGCGCTCGCACACGCCACGCTTGATGCGCCGATAGTATTCGTCAGAGATGGGCTTGTTGGTAGCACCCCAGGCAATGCGAGAATGGACATCAGGGGTGTCCACGATAAAGCGGTCGTGAGGAGAGCGGCCGGTGCGCTCCCCGGTGGTCACCACCAGTGAGCCATTGGACGCCAGCTGACCTTCCTTGCGCACCAGAGCCTGCTCTACCAGCTCTGTCACAGAAAGATTCCAATGGACGTCCTCTTCTTGTACGCGAATGCCGTAGGCAGAGAGACGCTCGTCAAACATAGGAACACCTCCGATAAGATCCAGGCAGGTAATGCCCGCGACTATTAGGGGGAGATAAGTATCAAAGTCTGGCACCGTCCTGTACTGCAGCGGGCGCCATCAACTCTCTATGATGAAGGAACCTGAAGAGCGATTCATATCCTCAGTGTTAAATCTCAGGTTCTTCGTAAGCATTCGAAAGGTGGCTGAAGGCATGAAAATTGATAGATGTGTAGCCCTCGCCTTCTCCCCTTGCAAATCCACCCTTAAAGTCGCCACCCAGATGGCCTTGGGCGCCTCTCGCGCGCTGGGCGCGGAGCTTGCCGTCGCCAACCTCACGGTAAAGCGCGATGCCCCCGAGCTTAGCCCCACAGATTTGGTATGCATTGGGGTGCCGGTCTTTGCGGGCCGGATGCCCCCGTTGGCAAAGAAGGCCTTTACCCAGGTACAAGGCCTCTTCAGCCCCGCCATCCTCGTGGCCGCCTATGGCAATCGCAGCTGCGGCGCCTGCCTGCCCGAGCTTGGCTTGTGGTGCGCATCCCACGGTCTCATATCCCAGGCCGCCGTCGAAGCCCCCTGCCAGCACACCATTGTGACCTCGGTGGCAGCAGGCCGTCCCACAAAAGAGGATCTCACCCACTATCGTGAAATCGGCGCGTCACTCGCTCAGAAAATCTCCCAGGCAGCCAGCGTGTTTGATGCAGGGCCGCTTCCCTTTTCTCAGGAGGCGCCCACCACACCGCCGCTCACACCGGCCTTCAAGGCCGCCTGCGACCCAGATCGCTGCATAGGCTGCGGGGCTTGCGTAGCGGCCTGTCCCGCTGATGCCATCGACCCTCTGGAGCCTTACCTCACCGATACCTCTCGGTGCATAGGCTGCATGGGCTGCATTCCTGTGTGTCCTACGGCAGCTCGCTCAGTAGACGACGCCGAGAAACTCGCCCGCCTCACCCCGGAGTTCGAACGTGCTTACGGCGCATTCCAGCCTATCCGAGTCTTCGACGACGGCCTCGCCAAAGCAGTGCGCGATTAGACGCCCACCTCAAGCACCGAGGCACCCAAGGCTTGAACATCTGCCCCGTCATGGACCACCACCACCAAAGGACGCATGTCTTGGTGAGCCAGGATGAATCCGTAGGCAAGCTGGCGTGCCTGCTCGTCTAGGCCGTAGAACGGCTCGTCAAGAATGACCGCTGCACCTGGCGCCAGAAGGGCGCGCACAAGCTCTACCCGGCGTCGCTGGCCTCCTGAGAGTTGGGCCACCGGACGAGTTGCCACTGCCTCCAGCCCCACCTCTGCCAGTGCCTCGCGGGCCATTTGGGCGGAGCAGCGAACCACAAGCCTCACGTTGTCGATGGCAGAGCGAGATTCGATGAGTGCGGGTTCTTGCCCCATATAACCCATCTGATCCGGCACCTTGAGGCTCCCAGCACCGGGGCGCACCAATCCTAGAAGCGTCTTTAGAAGCGTGGTCTTGCCAGCTCCTGAGACCCCGCGCACACAAAGGATCTGGCCTGGAGTCACTTCAAAGCTTAAATCCTCTGCCAGAGGGGCGCCACCATAGGTCACCTGTAGGTGCGAGACGGCCAAAGATGCAGCGGTTGAAGGCAAGGGCTTCTCGGCAGCCCAAGAGCCAGAGGCCCCCGGAATCTGTTGGCCTGCAGCAGCCCGGGCATCGGATGCCAAAACCCAGGCAAAGCTGGCTTGAGCGGAGGCGTCCAGCAGCGCCAAAAAGAGGCGCTCGGAGAGGTAGGCACACGCCACGATGGTGACGGTCCAGGCCATAAGCTGGCTGGTCTCCAAGAGGAGCTTTGCCTGATAGACCTGGGCGCCCAGGGTGATGCCAGATAGGGCGATAAGCTCGGCCGCGACTCCCGCCTTCCAGGCCATGCCTACGCATACTTTCGAAGTGGCAGAAAGATAGCCAATCATCTGGGGCCATAGGAGCGCCAACGCTTTGCGGCTCCCGCGAAGCCCCTGCACAGAAAGGGCGTCTTCTAGAGTTTTGTTGCGGGACTGAAGCGCCCCCAGGGCAGAGAAGTAATAAGCCGGCAGCACCACGATAAAAGTGCAGGCCACACCTACTCCTGCAGACCCGACCCAGAGCAAGAGGATGACCACCAAGCAGGCCACGGGCACAGCCTTGAGTGCCAGAAGAGGCGGCTCCAAGAAGGACCCGAGGACTGGATGGCGGGCGGCAGGCACCGCAAGCCCGAGCCCTAGAAGCAGCCCCACAAAAAAGCCCAGCGCGATATGGAGCGCCGAGAGCCCCGCAGAGGCCCAATAGCCAGGCGTCACCACCAGCTGACCCAGGGCGGCCAGGGTCTCCAAAGGCCCTGAGAGCAGCAAAGGCCTGTTCACTATCCAGGCGGCTGCTTGCCAGGCTGCCAGCCAAAAGAGCACCGCCAGCACTCGGCGAGAGGTCGAGTGCTGACGAGAAGCTGCAGGGGATGCCATTTAGTCAAGCCAATAGAAGTCTTCTGTAGGCATGCCGCCGCCCACAGAGGCAGGATTGGCTTCAAAGAGCACAGAGAGGTAACCCTCCAAGGCGGATTCCATATCCTGACCCGTCACGCAGGCAAGGCCACAGGAAGGAATAGCTTTGGCTGCCACCGATTCATTGTCGATGATGCCGTAGCTCACCACCAAAGAGGCGGCAGCCTGAGGATCTGCCAGCACCGACTTGACCGAGGCCTCTTGCTCTTTGGCAAAGGTTTGCACGGCCTCAGGATGGTTGGCCAAAAAATCAGCGCTCACAATGGTGACGCCGGTAACCAACTGGGATCCTTGAGGGGCATACTGCTTCCACACATCGCCCAGGTCGGCCACGGTAGCTGCCCCCTCCACTTTGCTTAGGGCAGCCGTAGCAAAGGGCTGGGGAAGAACTGCGGCAGCGGTTGGATCCTGTGCCAGGGCTGCCACCGCTTCTGAGGCCTCGCTTTTGTACTCCAAGGTCACAGAATCCGCTATGCCAGCCTGAGAAAGCAAGTACTCTACCACATACTGAGGGCTTGCCCCTTTGCCCGTGAGGTAAACCGTCTTACCAGCTAAATCGGAAAAGTCCTTCACCTGGCTGTTGGCGCTGACTACCGAGAGTGTGGAGAGCGTATTGATATCGATGGCCTGCACTTTGCCGTCGGTCTTGTTATAGAGCACCGAGGCCACATTGGCAGGGACCAACGCGATGTCCACATCGCCGTTCACCACCTTTTGGACCACCTCGTCAGGAGTGCCCACAATATCAAAGCTATAGCTGTTGGCGGAAGTGCCGGCCTTGGCATCCTCCATGAGATCCACCAAGCCAATGGAAGTGGGGCCCTTGAGGGAGGCGACGCGCACCTGAGTGGACTGGGCAGCCTCGGAAGCCTGAGAATCGTCGCTAGGCTGTGGTGCAGGCTGCGCTGACTGACCGCAGCCCAAAAGCGCCAAGCATAGGCTGGCAGCGCACAGACCGCCTAGCACCTTGGCAATCTTCGATCCTGTCATAGAGGGACGCTCCTTTTAGCAGCTTATATTGATAGCCCATTGAGGATAGCGCAGGCTATTCCTCCTCATCATGAGGGAAGACGATTCCCTCGCGAAGGCGGATGGTGTCCATAATGCCCAAAGACACCAGTGTATTGCCGGTAAAGCGCGCCAGATCCAGCTCGCCTGCCGCCGCATTGACGAAATCTTGAAGCTCGAACTCCAGGTTTGAAACTTCATGGGTAGTGGGATTCTTGCGCTGACGCCAAGAGAGCTCTTCTTTGGCGCCGTCACGATAGACGATCTCGACCTTTGAAGGAGAGGACATCTCATGGATGAGCATGGTGCCCTTCTCGCCCTCGATCTGAGTAGGCAAAAGGTCGTCTGTGGCCTTGGAGTAGCTCACTTCGCCAATCATGGACGGGTAGTCAAAGATGGCGCTGCCGCAGATATCGATAAGGTCATCGTTTCCAGTAACGTCCACCGTGTCTGCAAAGGCCATCAGGTCGTCAGGCTCGCCAAAAAGCAGCACCAGAGCATTGATGGGATAGACGCCCAGGTCCATCAAAGCGCCTGTGGCCAGGGCAGGATCGAAAATGTTGGTCTGCGTGCCTTCAAGCACCAAGTCGTAGCGGCTGGAGTACTTGCCATAGGCAAAACGGGCGCGACGGATGGTACCCAGCTTGGGCAACGCCTGATAGATAGCCTCATAGGCTGGGTCGTGGGCGAGGCGCA harbors:
- a CDS encoding 4Fe-4S binding protein, translated to MKIDRCVALAFSPCKSTLKVATQMALGASRALGAELAVANLTVKRDAPELSPTDLVCIGVPVFAGRMPPLAKKAFTQVQGLFSPAILVAAYGNRSCGACLPELGLWCASHGLISQAAVEAPCQHTIVTSVAAGRPTKEDLTHYREIGASLAQKISQAASVFDAGPLPFSQEAPTTPPLTPAFKAACDPDRCIGCGACVAACPADAIDPLEPYLTDTSRCIGCMGCIPVCPTAARSVDDAEKLARLTPEFERAYGAFQPIRVFDDGLAKAVRD
- a CDS encoding HAD family hydrolase translates to MYRIVASDMDETFLNYDAAIPEANLEAVHKMRQLGVHFVIATGRPYFSIIKDLEALGLAGNPDEFAITINGALVKACDGTVVASYPLDPSIVGRLIDFAVDRDLCLHLYGSEATYVWNMNPDEWDFLNGRMEVVELTLDQIRALDCPIYKVLVENEDTQALHDIRDQAFAQMPDLASKVETVFSSDRYVEFNTAGVSKGAGLKDVADRLGVPMQDTIAVGDAVNDLAMLQAAGAGCVVANVSGLLRPLLPQDTYYLHSNCAEGCMPEVLNDLIIPSMDK
- a CDS encoding glycosyltransferase family 2 protein, producing MMKTLSVGIPCYNSAEYMDHAISSILEGADYADDIQVIIVDDGSTKDNTFEKAQDWERRYPNLVKAIHQENGGHGIAVLAALNEADGVYFKVCDSDDWYDGPALSKLLKTLRSFINYDVRVDLVVTNYVYEHVEDGKQNVIDYKFALRRNKVLTWDKIGHFGYDQNLLMHALCYRTDVLRSGGIPMPAHTFYVDNIYAYVPLPRCKTLYYLDVDLYRYFIGREDQSVNEKVMASRIDQQLRVTRIMMDAYHLYEDVESSKLRTYMLDYMNIMMAVCSIFARMSEVPDARLNCDALWEYFKQYDKKMYNYCRKGLIGIGSNLPTKMGEKTSIGLYKVISKVVKFN
- the pckA gene encoding phosphoenolpyruvate carboxykinase (ATP) codes for the protein MFDERLSAYGIRVQEEDVHWNLSVTELVEQALVRKEGQLASNGSLVVTTGERTGRSPHDRFIVDTPDVHSRIAWGATNKPISDEYYRRIKRGVCERLSERDPFVIQGLAGARRPHSRKFMVVAEEAHQALFAKQMLVRPNRFELWRYGEPDFVVLAAPSFKCSPAAHGTNSEVAVVINFQERVILVAGTGYSGEIKKSIFSAMNYLLPIEDDVLTMHCSANVDPATNSSAVFFGLSGTGKTTLSADPSRQLIGDDEHAWCREGVFNLEGGCYAKTIGLTRNREPEIFDAIRFGSLCENVVLNPQTRKPDYMDDSITENTRVSYPVEYVDNALLTGVDGIPDVVIFLTADAFGVLPPVSRLTPEGAKYHFLTGFTSKVAGTEEGIEEPQPTFSSMFGEPFMPLRPQVYARKLGEKIGRHNVRCYLVNTGWTGGPYGTGHRIDLGATRAIVDAVLDGSIEESTFVHNDLFNLDVPTTCPGVDSRILDPRATWVDGCAYDRCAQDLAIMFVENFQERFGDLEDLAKAGGPQLPEMARA
- a CDS encoding ATP-binding cassette domain-containing protein yields the protein MASPAASRQHSTSRRVLAVLFWLAAWQAAAWIVNRPLLLSGPLETLAALGQLVVTPGYWASAGLSALHIALGFFVGLLLGLGLAVPAARHPVLGSFLEPPLLALKAVPVACLVVILLLWVGSAGVGVACTFIVVLPAYYFSALGALQSRNKTLEDALSVQGLRGSRKALALLWPQMIGYLSATSKVCVGMAWKAGVAAELIALSGITLGAQVYQAKLLLETSQLMAWTVTIVACAYLSERLFLALLDASAQASFAWVLASDARAAAGQQIPGASGSWAAEKPLPSTAASLAVSHLQVTYGGAPLAEDLSFEVTPGQILCVRGVSGAGKTTLLKTLLGLVRPGAGSLKVPDQMGYMGQEPALIESRSAIDNVRLVVRCSAQMAREALAEVGLEAVATRPVAQLSGGQRRRVELVRALLAPGAAVILDEPFYGLDEQARQLAYGFILAHQDMRPLVVVVHDGADVQALGASVLEVGV
- a CDS encoding Maf family protein, producing MILASASPRRSQLLSEVGIEFRVIPANIDETPLPGENPVSLVERLARAKALAVAQTAEPGELVLAADTLVWLDGAVLGKPTSPEDARTMLGKLSGKTHHVSTGCALIERPHEGLSAPKDWCHLTFSNTCAVKFYELDSQEIQAYVATGEPADKAGAYGIQGLGRLLVKEIQGNYDTVVGLPVAQVVRELRAFAPHALGPVMGI
- the pta gene encoding phosphate acetyltransferase; this encodes MQDFLGTMKAKAAANKKTIVLPEGEDPRTLEAAAQIIDEDLANLVILNNTGVPIDMPGATIIDPRTSPKHEVYAQELRRLRAKKGMTIEQARELVNDCTYFGTMMVKMGDADGLVSGACHSTANTLRPALQILKTAPGTKLVSSFMVMCVPNCEYGDHGTFIFSDIGLNEYPDADALSEIAISSAQSWRALMGTEPHVAMLSYSSHGSANSDYVDKVAEATSLVHEKEPELVCDGELQTDAALDETVGALKAPTSQVAGHADVLIFPNLDAGNIGYKLVQRLAKANAYGPLLQGIARPVNDLSRGCSATDIVAVVAITAVQAQLQD
- the glf gene encoding UDP-galactopyranose mutase, producing MELSCGLPNTFNAADYDMLVVGAGYAGAVCARRLAEGCGFKVAVLERRDHIAGNAYDAYDEAGILVHVYGPHIYHTFNERVNEFLSRFTGWTDYQHRVLADIHGTLMPVPFNHASLKLAFGEERGEELYRKLVATFGENKKVPIMDLREKNDPDLQEVADYVYENVFLYYTMKQWGKTPDEIDPSITGRVPIFIGDDDRYFPAQPFQGMPEEGYTRMFERMLDHDLIDVFVNVDARDILEVTPEHVMVQGKPYGGEVIYTGPLDELFGCDLGDLPYRSLDMRFETLDMDRFQPVGTVNYTTSEDFTRITEFKNMTGQEMPGVTTIMREYPQPYVRGEGMTPYYAILEPQNQELYKAYRDRVSHLANFHPVGRLAEYRYYDMDGVTASALALSDDLMAAHN
- a CDS encoding ABC transporter substrate-binding protein; translation: MTGSKIAKVLGGLCAASLCLALLGCGQSAQPAPQPSDDSQASEAAQSTQVRVASLKGPTSIGLVDLMEDAKAGTSANSYSFDIVGTPDEVVQKVVNGDVDIALVPANVASVLYNKTDGKVQAIDINTLSTLSVVSANSQVKDFSDLAGKTVYLTGKGASPQYVVEYLLSQAGIADSVTLEYKSEASEAVAALAQDPTAAAVLPQPFATAALSKVEGAATVADLGDVWKQYAPQGSQLVTGVTIVSADFLANHPEAVQTFAKEQEASVKSVLADPQAAASLVVSYGIIDNESVAAKAIPSCGLACVTGQDMESALEGYLSVLFEANPASVGGGMPTEDFYWLD
- a CDS encoding DJ-1 family glyoxalase III, which codes for MASKKTCAICMADGFETIEGLAPLDVMTRAGVEVDTIACTGDTGQVTTSNGVLVSCTAQLGARDLSAYDLVVIPGGMGGVNNLRQCPLVTDEIARRMNTGELVGAICAGPMLLAEQHLLDGRTATCYPGCDTDFPAGVRPEKNGVYTDKNLITGSGPAFAVPFGLALTTALLGPEAAQSVASAMLVD